One Chryseobacterium indoltheticum DNA segment encodes these proteins:
- a CDS encoding LytR/AlgR family response regulator transcription factor, whose translation MIKIVIIEDEIPARKKLIRFINELKETTEIIAEIDNVEQAIDFLKTEKSIDLIISDIELLDGDAFEIYDQVKISCPIIFTTAYDQFWMNAFETNGIEYLLKPFTLERFQKAWNKFSILNKSHASDEILLKISQIQKEIQPKSFKERFSVISNKGIYFLETKRITFFKAEEGVIFAFDDSGKKHLLNQTVLKEIESQLNPNEFFKINRSELINKKSIIKLERYSKNALALEMKGWGNPLITSQSQTADFREWIEK comes from the coding sequence ATGATAAAAATAGTCATTATTGAAGATGAAATCCCGGCAAGAAAAAAACTCATTAGATTTATTAATGAGTTAAAAGAAACTACTGAAATCATAGCAGAAATCGATAATGTGGAACAGGCTATAGATTTTTTAAAAACAGAAAAATCTATTGATCTTATTATTTCAGATATTGAATTGTTAGACGGAGATGCATTTGAAATTTATGATCAGGTGAAAATTTCCTGTCCGATTATTTTTACAACTGCTTATGATCAATTTTGGATGAATGCTTTTGAAACAAATGGAATTGAATATCTTCTGAAACCTTTTACATTAGAACGTTTTCAAAAAGCCTGGAATAAATTTTCAATATTAAATAAGTCTCATGCTTCCGATGAAATTTTATTAAAAATAAGTCAGATTCAAAAAGAAATTCAGCCCAAAAGTTTCAAAGAGCGATTCAGCGTGATCAGCAATAAAGGGATTTATTTTTTAGAAACTAAGCGTATTACATTTTTTAAAGCTGAAGAAGGAGTTATTTTTGCGTTTGATGATTCCGGTAAAAAACATTTACTCAATCAAACCGTGCTTAAAGAAATAGAATCGCAGCTGAATCCTAACGAATTTTTCAAGATCAATCGGAGTGAACTGATCAATAAAAAAAGTATTATAAAATTGGAGCGATACTCGAAAAATGCTTTAGCTTTAGAGATGAAAGGTTGGGGAAATCCACTTATCACAAGTCAAAGTCAGACAGCAGATTTCAGAGAATGGATTGAAAAATAA
- a CDS encoding sensor histidine kinase: MKKILNEIQQNKYFLLFIFLFSYVQTIEIRFQTEREINWYTFTPEAPVLYFVNAGILFLIMRFLMIYWQKSDNFNFKEIFKIFGTSLLLYLVILNIFKLIIAFIFDTFERNFNSQTFLNNVISDFLNAFIYGSFFLVFYYYQKNQKNQKQIAAFNEMLSETKINQLKNQLNPHFLFNNLNILDQLIEEDKAQASDFLNEFADIYRYVLQVSDKKLVEIDEELAFVKKYFKLIQHKYGKFYQLEIKNNQSHGFIVPLSLQLLLENAIQHNFGTEKKTIFITISIDENLRVSNNIIQKRNTKSPSGKALKNLNEQYFLLTESQIKIQNTSDQFSVTLPIIQEA, translated from the coding sequence ATGAAGAAAATTTTAAACGAAATACAGCAGAACAAATACTTTTTACTCTTTATTTTTCTTTTTTCTTATGTGCAAACTATAGAAATCCGTTTTCAGACAGAAAGAGAGATCAACTGGTACACTTTCACACCGGAAGCTCCGGTATTATATTTTGTAAATGCCGGTATTCTATTTCTGATTATGCGTTTTCTGATGATCTATTGGCAAAAATCAGATAATTTCAATTTTAAAGAAATTTTTAAAATTTTTGGAACTTCCCTTCTTTTGTATTTGGTGATACTTAATATTTTTAAACTTATTATCGCTTTTATTTTTGATACTTTTGAAAGGAACTTTAATTCGCAAACATTTCTCAACAATGTTATTTCAGATTTTTTAAATGCTTTTATTTACGGAAGTTTTTTTCTTGTTTTTTATTATTACCAAAAAAATCAGAAAAACCAGAAACAGATTGCAGCTTTTAATGAAATGCTTTCCGAGACCAAGATCAATCAGCTTAAAAACCAGCTCAACCCCCATTTTTTATTTAATAATTTGAATATTCTCGACCAGCTTATTGAAGAAGATAAAGCCCAAGCATCAGATTTCCTCAACGAATTTGCAGATATTTACCGCTATGTTTTGCAGGTTTCAGATAAAAAATTAGTAGAAATTGATGAAGAATTAGCTTTCGTTAAAAAATATTTTAAACTGATTCAGCATAAATATGGAAAATTTTATCAATTGGAAATAAAAAATAATCAATCGCACGGTTTTATAGTTCCGTTAAGTCTTCAGTTATTATTAGAAAACGCCATTCAGCATAATTTCGGAACAGAAAAAAAAACTATTTTTATCACCATCAGCATTGATGAAAATCTTAGAGTTTCAAATAATATTATTCAAAAGAGAAACACAAAATCTCCATCAGGAAAAGCATTGAAAAACCTCAACGAACAGTATTTTTTATTGACCGAAAGTCAGATAAAAATTCAAAATACCAGCGATCAATTTTCCGTAACCTTACCTATAATTCAAGAAGCATGA
- a CDS encoding DUF1501 domain-containing protein: MIIKRREFLKISSLATASLLVPNFLQSMTLDNALNPSQKILIILQFTGGNDGLNTIIPTKNDIYFKERNTISVKDSLALNDETGINPALSYFKELFDSGELSLMNNVGYPNPDKSHFRSMDIWHSASKSDEFLETGWLGRFLDEECYKCEHPTQALEVDDMLSLALKGENNKAFAFKDPKKLYQTSQEKYFKSLYNNDHHHDDETVSYLYKTLGSTINNADYIFEKSKAKKSTQEYPNSKLGKDFKTVASLIKSDINTQVYYLSIGSFDTHVNQNERQQKLFGEINDAVKSFVSDMKSNGLFNDILLMTFSEFGRRVAQNASKGTDHGTANQMFFISGGLKKKGILNALPDLQNLNEGDLIYTEDFRKVYATILKNWLNADSSKVLGWKNGIYDFI; this comes from the coding sequence ATGATCATAAAGAGAAGAGAATTTTTAAAGATCAGTTCATTGGCAACGGCTTCCTTATTGGTTCCGAATTTTTTGCAGTCGATGACTTTAGATAACGCCCTAAATCCAAGTCAGAAGATATTGATCATTTTACAATTCACAGGTGGAAATGACGGTTTAAATACGATTATCCCTACAAAAAACGATATTTATTTTAAAGAAAGAAATACTATTTCGGTCAAAGATTCATTAGCTTTAAATGATGAAACGGGAATCAATCCTGCATTGTCCTATTTTAAAGAATTATTTGACAGCGGCGAACTTTCCCTTATGAATAATGTAGGTTATCCGAATCCTGATAAATCGCATTTCAGAAGCATGGATATTTGGCATTCTGCAAGTAAAAGCGATGAGTTTTTGGAAACAGGATGGCTCGGAAGATTTTTGGATGAAGAATGTTATAAATGTGAACATCCGACGCAGGCTTTGGAAGTTGATGACATGCTGAGTCTGGCTTTAAAAGGAGAAAACAACAAAGCTTTTGCCTTTAAAGATCCAAAAAAACTGTATCAAACCAGTCAGGAAAAATATTTCAAATCATTGTACAATAACGACCATCATCATGATGATGAAACGGTTTCTTATTTATACAAAACTTTAGGCTCTACGATCAATAATGCTGATTATATTTTCGAGAAAAGCAAAGCAAAAAAATCGACTCAGGAATATCCGAATTCTAAACTCGGAAAAGACTTTAAAACGGTGGCTTCATTGATTAAATCTGATATTAATACACAGGTTTATTATCTTTCTATCGGAAGTTTTGATACGCACGTTAATCAAAATGAAAGACAGCAAAAACTGTTTGGAGAAATCAATGATGCCGTAAAATCTTTTGTTTCTGATATGAAATCGAATGGATTATTTAATGATATTTTACTCATGACATTTTCAGAATTCGGGAGACGTGTTGCCCAAAATGCAAGCAAAGGAACCGACCACGGAACAGCCAATCAAATGTTTTTTATCAGTGGTGGATTAAAAAAGAAAGGAATTCTTAATGCCCTTCCCGATTTGCAAAATCTAAACGAAGGAGATTTAATTTATACCGAAGATTTCCGAAAAGTCTACGCAACGATTCTCAAAAACTGGCTGAATGCAGATTCGTCAAAAGTTTTGGGCTGGAAAAACGGCATTTATGATTTTATTTAA
- a CDS encoding DUF1800 domain-containing protein yields MAASLINNKHLLWRAGFGPGIEQIDDLKNKNIKTILNEVFNEESFSPIVYETPDIQPIEYTDPKATAEQKREIQRVNQKQNNELNLNFLQKMTASKEQLREKMAFFWHGHFATRINNSKFNQQLLNIIREKSLGNFKDLLFEVSRSPAMLSFLNNQQNKKDHPNENFAREVMELFTMGRGNYTEKDIREAARAFTGWGYDKEGNFNERKKLHDTGTKTFLGKTGNFTGDDILNIILEQKSTAEFITTKIYTFFVNEKPDSSRIKNLSEDFYQSGYDIKKLMNEIFSSPWFYDKKNIGNRIKSPTELFVGMMRILPMNIQNPENITVYQKLLGQMLLYPPNVAGWPNGKSWIDSSTLMLRLQIPQIWSGLRPMEYSAREDDDMDMGMKSREALNKSFKNPNIIIDWNKVDQALAQKKAEDYLIVNSESLDMNIVNQFSDKSLKMNVINLMSTPEYQLM; encoded by the coding sequence ATGGCTGCTTCACTTATCAATAACAAACATCTTCTTTGGCGTGCAGGTTTCGGACCGGGAATTGAGCAGATAGATGACCTGAAAAACAAAAACATCAAGACAATTTTGAATGAAGTTTTCAATGAAGAAAGCTTCTCTCCTATTGTATATGAAACTCCCGACATTCAACCGATTGAATATACAGATCCAAAAGCTACAGCCGAACAGAAAAGGGAGATACAAAGAGTCAATCAGAAGCAAAACAACGAGCTGAATCTTAATTTTCTACAAAAAATGACTGCCAGCAAAGAACAGCTACGTGAGAAAATGGCTTTTTTCTGGCACGGACATTTTGCGACGAGAATCAATAATTCAAAATTTAACCAGCAATTACTGAATATAATTAGGGAAAAATCTTTGGGAAATTTCAAAGATCTGTTGTTTGAAGTGAGCCGTTCTCCCGCAATGCTCAGTTTTTTGAATAATCAACAAAATAAAAAAGATCATCCCAATGAAAATTTCGCCCGTGAAGTTATGGAACTATTCACAATGGGTCGTGGTAATTATACCGAAAAAGATATCCGGGAAGCCGCAAGAGCTTTTACAGGATGGGGTTATGATAAAGAAGGAAATTTTAATGAAAGAAAAAAGCTTCACGATACCGGCACAAAAACTTTTCTTGGAAAAACCGGAAACTTTACCGGTGATGATATTTTGAATATTATTCTCGAACAAAAATCTACTGCAGAATTTATTACTACAAAAATCTATACCTTTTTTGTCAACGAAAAGCCCGATTCAAGCAGGATTAAAAATCTAAGCGAAGACTTTTACCAATCCGGATATGATATCAAAAAACTGATGAACGAAATTTTTTCAAGCCCTTGGTTTTATGATAAAAAAAATATTGGCAACCGTATAAAATCTCCCACAGAATTATTTGTCGGTATGATGAGAATCCTCCCGATGAATATTCAAAATCCTGAAAACATTACGGTTTACCAAAAACTTTTGGGGCAGATGTTGCTTTATCCGCCCAATGTTGCCGGTTGGCCTAATGGAAAATCATGGATCGACAGCTCTACTTTGATGTTAAGACTTCAGATCCCCCAAATCTGGTCTGGTTTGCGTCCTATGGAATATTCTGCAAGGGAAGATGACGATATGGACATGGGAATGAAATCTCGTGAAGCTTTAAATAAAAGCTTTAAAAACCCGAATATAATAATTGACTGGAATAAAGTTGACCAGGCTTTAGCGCAGAAAAAAGCAGAAGATTATCTAATTGTGAATTCAGAATCATTGGATATGAATATTGTTAATCAGTTTTCGGATAAGAGTCTTAAAATGAATGTGATCAATCTGATGTCCACACCGGAATATCAGTTAATGTAG
- a CDS encoding glucokinase, translating to MNLNPKFPLYLPGVKNTNNDNVSIIGANLREDVTSIAYYTSGNSGIELKFKNNYPTKEYASFTDVLSKFMQDSQLENVQRLGISVPGPVLDGKSHPARLNWSLDVEEYQSKFGFEKVDMLNDQEAAAYGIALLDDSELDAIYTNGQREKGNVAILAPGNGLGEAGYFFDGKYLRPFATEGGHSEFSPRTNVEVEFYQFLNNIYGIVSWENVLSKTGLFNIYRFLRDVKRHPEPEWLSERLAHGNFTEEIYKASMNEDALICRIALDTFIEFLAREANNLTLKLKATGGLLIAGDIPQIIREYIDKDKFYEKFKISDKMEDMLKNIPIHLVNTDSTSINGAALYTAYFTE from the coding sequence ATGAACTTGAATCCAAAATTTCCTCTCTATTTACCAGGGGTTAAGAACACCAATAATGATAATGTTTCTATTATCGGAGCCAACTTGAGAGAAGATGTGACTAGTATTGCATATTACACTTCAGGAAATTCCGGGATAGAACTTAAATTTAAAAATAATTATCCTACCAAAGAATATGCATCTTTTACTGATGTGCTTTCAAAGTTTATGCAGGATTCTCAGCTGGAAAATGTACAACGCCTTGGGATCTCGGTTCCGGGACCTGTACTTGACGGTAAAAGTCATCCGGCACGTTTAAACTGGAGCTTAGATGTAGAAGAGTATCAAAGCAAATTTGGTTTTGAAAAAGTCGACATGCTGAATGACCAGGAAGCTGCTGCTTATGGAATTGCTCTTTTGGATGATTCTGAATTGGATGCAATCTATACAAACGGTCAACGTGAAAAGGGAAATGTTGCTATTCTGGCACCAGGAAATGGTTTGGGAGAAGCAGGTTATTTCTTTGACGGAAAATACCTAAGACCTTTTGCAACGGAAGGAGGACATTCAGAATTCTCACCGAGAACGAATGTTGAAGTAGAATTTTATCAGTTTTTAAATAATATCTATGGAATTGTAAGCTGGGAAAATGTGCTTTCTAAAACAGGTTTGTTTAACATCTACCGATTTTTGAGAGATGTAAAAAGACATCCTGAGCCTGAATGGCTTTCAGAACGCTTAGCCCATGGAAACTTTACTGAAGAAATTTATAAAGCATCCATGAATGAAGATGCGTTGATCTGCAGAATAGCTTTAGATACCTTCATCGAATTTTTGGCAAGAGAAGCAAACAACCTTACTTTAAAGCTTAAAGCTACGGGAGGTTTATTGATTGCGGGAGATATCCCACAAATTATCAGAGAATATATCGACAAAGATAAATTCTACGAGAAATTCAAAATCAGTGATAAGATGGAAGATATGTTGAAGAATATTCCTATCCATTTGGTGAATACAGACAGTACAAGTATCAATGGTGCGGCACTCTACACCGCCTACTTTACAGAATAA